The sequence TGTGCGAGAGAGAGGAGAGAGGCGAGGGAGGAAGGACGATTGGAAGGACGGTTACGGAGGACttggagaaaataaaataaacgacgGAAACGAATTCGGAGTTTTTCCTTTCATATCCCTACAattttgggggctcgtccgggattGAAAGGAGAAGTTACGGTTGGAGAACGGGTGCCGGGTGCAACAGGACGACGACGGTTGGATTGCCACGCGGATTTTTGGTTAACGACGGAacgacgaaaaaaaaatatggcggAAGAAAAGACGACGACGGCGACAACGATGTTTCTGGAAGGCTGCAACATCACCCAATTCACAGGAGAGGATCCGACGTATTCATCAAGCAAATGGTGTCAGGATATAGAGGACAATGCGGAGATTTTTTCATGGACGCCGCATCAAAAACTTATTATAGCCAGGCGAACGCTAAGCGGGACGGCAGCTTTGTGGCTTAGATCAGAGCGAGTTTTTAAAAGCTACGATGACCTGAAAGCGGCGCTGACCAAGGAGTTTCCAGACACCGTTAATGTGAAGGAAATGCACGAGTTAATGGCGGCTCGCAAAAAGCATAGTAACGAATCTGTGTACCAGTACATGCTGATTATGAAGGAGCTGGGAAAGAGAGCAAGATTTCCCGACTACATAGCGATTCAATACATAATAGACGGTATAGTAGATCACGAATATAATAAACATATGCTACACGGTGTGACGACGTACTCCGATCTCAAAACGAAGTTGGCTATCTAcgaaaaaatcaaaacaaaagccAGTGAAGCAAGCCGACAGCGAGGAACCGAGAGAAACCGGGCGGTTTATAATCAACCGGGAACGAGATATTCACGACCAGTTCAAGTGCAATACGTGCATAAGCGCTGCTATAACTGTGGAGAGATGGACCATGTATCAAGTGAGTGCAAAAATGGACTAAAGTGCTTTAGGTGCAATCAGTTTGGACATATTCGGCAAAATTGTAAGGCGAATCCAGTGCATACGGGTGTTAGTGGACGGAACGCAGACATGGCGTCGGCTAGACGAGAACAGGCGGAATGCGACATCGGCGATCGTCGGGTGAGTTCGGGCGCTTTCGGCGGCGACGGGTGGCGAAAGCGGTCGGCTATGTTCGGAGTGAAGTCTGAGGTCTATGGTGCATTGCCGAGATATGGCAACACTGAAGAGAATGAATTGAACGTACGAACGAAGGACGCAAGCGGCCATGACACGTATACCGAGCCAGAAAATGAtcgcgaaaaaaaaaaagatttgacagatcacTTCAATATTTTTCATGGCGTAAACAAAGAATTTCAAGTGAAGAAGCCGGAAAAGTTAGTTTTATTGAACAAGTTTAGTGTAAATTCACTGTTCGACACCGGCAGTGATTGTAATTTAATGGCTAGGTCAGTGTGTTCAAAGATAGGTAGCGAAATTATTGATGAAAAGATAACCATGACGGGTTTAGGCGAATGCCAGGTTTGTTCCATGGGAAAAGTTTACGTTGAAATGTTAGTAGATGATAATGTGTATAACAATGTTGTATTTCATTTAGTTCCTGATGAAGTTATGCCCTACGATGTAATATTAGGCCAGGAGTTTCTGAGTGGTGTCACCATGATAATGAATGCAGGAGTAGTAACATTGAGGAATGACAATTGGATAGGTAACATTGATTCTTTTGCAGGTTCTACTGAAGTAGATGTAGCTCATGTGCAGGACATAAGCATCCGGAATGAGGTAATGCAGTGTGTACAGGAATACCAGCCCACTCAAGAGGAGGAAGCACccatacaattaaaaattatacTGAAGGATGACATTCCCATACGTCAACGGCCACGACGATTATCATTAATGGAGCAGCAAGTTGTAGAGGAACAGGTAGATGAATGGTTGCGCAAAGGAATTATACGGGTGAGTTATTCCGAATATTCAAGCCCTTTAGTACTAGTGAGGAAGAAGGATGGCACAGTTCGTGTTTGTGTTGACTATCGGCTGATAAACAAAAAGATAGTAAAGGATGAGTTTCCATTGCCCATAATCGATGATGTTATTGACAAGTTAAGGGGGGCCAAGGTGTTTAGTGTGTTGGACTTAAAGAATGGGTTTTTCCACCTAAAGGTCAGTGAGGAATCAGTTAGTTATACATCATTCGTAACACACAGTGGTCAGTTTGAGTTTTTACGTGCCCCATTTGGGTTGTCCATTTGTCCGAAGACATTTATGAGGTTTGTCACTATAATATTCAGGGAGCTAATAGCTCAGGgcattttattgatatttattgaTGATATAATCATTCCAGCTCAGGATGAGAGGCAAGGACTTGAGAGACTACGAATGATGT is a genomic window of Pectinophora gossypiella chromosome 25, ilPecGoss1.1, whole genome shotgun sequence containing:
- the LOC126378090 gene encoding uncharacterized protein LOC126378090, translated to MAEEKTTTATTMFLEGCNITQFTGEDPTYSSSKWCQDIEDNAEIFSWTPHQKLIIARRTLSGTAALWLRSERVFKSYDDLKAALTKEFPDTVNVKEMHELMAARKKHSNESVYQYMLIMKELGKRARFPDYIAIQYIIDGIVDHEYNKHMLHGVTTYSDLKTKLAIYEKIKTKASEASRQRGTERNRAVYNQPGTRYSRPVQVQYVHKRCYNCGEMDHVSSECKNGLKCFRCNQFGHIRQNCKANPVHTGVSGRNADMASARREQAECDIGDRRVSSGAFGGDGWRKRSAMFGVKSEVYGALPRYGNTEENELNVRTKDASGHDTYTEPENDREKKKDLTDHFNIFHGVNKEFQVKKPEKLVLLNKFSVNSLFDTGSDCNLMARSVCSKIGSEIIDEKITMTGLGECQVCSMGKVYVEMLVDDNVYNNVVFHLVPDEVMPYDVILGQEFLSGVTMIMNAGVVTLRNDNWIGNIDSFAGSTEVDVAHVQDISIRNEVMQCVQEYQPTQEEEAPIQLKIILKDDIPIRQRPRRLSLMEQQVVEEQVDEWLRKGIIRLRMRGKDLRDYE